Part of the Synergistaceae bacterium genome, AAAACTAGACTCGAATATCCTGACGCAACACTTGAAGAATTAGGCCAGAGACTAGAGACTCGTATAACAAAGAGTGCCGTTAAATATCGCTGGACAAGAATCGAAAAATTTATAGACTCGGCTAATTAATCAGGTCATACAAAGCAGTTATAAATTAAAATCTCTATATTCATAAAATTTGCTGTAGTAAAATATCTTTATGGATTACCCAAAAAAATTTTTACAGGAGGAAATAATTTTATGAAGCTAAAAACTTTCACGCCTTCAGACGTTGCAGGCAAAAAGGTATTAATGCGCGTTGATTTCAATGTACCCTTCAAAAATGGCAAAGTAACGGACGACTCAAGAATTAGAGCACACACAAGCACACTTAAAAAATTACTCGACGCAGGTGCAAAAGTTGCTTTGATTTCACACTTCGGCCGACCTAAAGGAAAAGCAGATCCCGCCTTCTCACTCTCTCAGATAGTCCCTGACATTGAGAAAGCCTATAATCTCAAAGTAATATTTGTTGATGATTGCGTCGGCGAAAAAGTTATTAATGCAGTCAATGCGCTTAAGCCCGGCGAAATAGCAGTACTTGAGAATTCACGTTTTCACCCTGAAGAGCAGAAAAATGACCCCGAATTTAGCAAGAAAATGGCGGAAGGCTTTGACGTGTTCGTTATGGACGCATTCAGCGCGAGCCATCGTGCGGACTGTTCAACAAGCGGCGTTATTCCCTTCGTGAAAGCTGCATTTGCTGGTGATTTATTAGAACGTGAGGGCGAAATGCTCGGTGCAGTCAGTGAGAATCCCGCAAAACCCTATGTATTAATTCTCGGAGGCGCAAAAGTTTCTGACAAAATTGACATCGTAGGGAATTTATTAGACAAGGCTACGACTATTTTAATCGGCGGCGGAATGGCTTATACATTTTTGAAGGCTCAGGGCAAAGAGATCGGCAAATCCCTATGTGATGAAGAAAGACTCGATTTCGCAAAAGATACACTCAAGAAAGCCGCTGATATGGGAGTAAAAATTTTATTGCCGGTTGACAGCGTTGTTGCTTCAGCGATTGACGCGACCGACACGGAAATTGTATCAAGTGATAACATGCCCGCTGATAAAATGGGACTCGATATAGGCCCTGAGACAGTAAAGAATTTTATCGCAGCTCTTGACGGGGCAAAGTCAATTTTATGGAACGGCCCAATGGGAGTCTTTGAAGACGAAAAATTTGCGGAAGGCACGAAAAAATTAGCGGCGGCAGTTGCTGAAATGACTCAGAAACACGGCACAATTTCAGTTATAGGCGGCGGAGATACAGCGAGTGCAGTACGTCAATTCGGGGCAGCTGATAAAGTTTCTCACGTCTCAACAGGCGGCGGCGCAAGTCTTGAATACTGCGAGGGCAAAAAATTACCCGGCATGGAACCCTTCAGAGTCTAAACTTTTTAAGGAGTTATTAATCATGAGCAAGAAAATTTATCTTTATGGCAACTGGAAAATGAATAATAATTACGCCGAGACAGAAAAATTTTTCGAGAGCTTCCCGGCAGTCTATGAGCAATACAAGAATGACTCAAATCTTGAAGTAGGAATCTTTGCGCCCTTTACGTCATTATGGCCGTTATATCAGGCTGCGAAAAAATGCGGGATCGTTCACGGTGCTCAAAATGTATATTACGAGCCTAAGGGAGCATTTACCGGCGAAATTTCAATCCCTATGCTTAAAGAATACGGCGTAACTCATATAATTATCGGTCATAGTGAAAGACGGCACATTTTCGGCGAGTCCGATGAGTTAATCGCAAAGAAAGTAAAGGCAGTACGTGATGCGGGATTAATTCCTGTTTTGTGTTACGGCGAGACTTTGGAAGAACGCGAGTCCGGAAATACTTTCACAGTTATGGAGCGTCAGTTAAAGAGTGCTATTAAAGATTTGACAGCTGAAGAAGTCAAGAAAATTATTTATGCTTATGAGCCAGTCTGGGCAATCGGCACGGGCAAATCAGCAACGAGTGAACAGGCTCAAGAGGTCTGCGAATGGAGCCGCAAATTAATCGGACATGACAGCGTTGTTATACTTTACGGCGGAAGTGTCAAAGGCTCAAACGCTAAAGAGTTATTATCAATGAAGGACATTGACGGCGCATTAGTCGGCGGGGCATCATTAAAGCCTGAGTCATTCCTTGAAATTTACGGAGCATACAAAGCGTAATAAATTATTCATGCTCTCCGAGTATAATTTTATCGGGGAGTATTTTTTTATCGCTATTATTCACAAAGGAGGCACTTATTCATGAAATTAAGAAAAGTTTTTTGCGCGGCAGTTCTTGTATTAACTATATTTGCGAGTTCTGTATTTGCTGCAAAACCTCAAGACGCATTAAGTATCAGGCCGGAAGACTCTATTTATTTTGTGCTGAGCTTGAGTGAGGCCGGTAATTTGTCCCGCTGGGTTATGTCGCAGGAAAATATTGACGCTTTTATGCCGTTAATTCTTTCGTCCGAGTCATCAAATGAGATAATCGGCATTCTTGAACTTGTGCGGGCTATAACGTCAAATACTCCGTTGAAATCTGCAGCTATTAATATCGGCATAACAAAAGAAGATCCCAACGAACCTTTTATACAAATGGCATTTACAGTAGATGACAAATTAGCTCCGACTGTTGCGAAAATTAAGGACGGTACTGCGGAGGCTTCAGATTTTGCTAAATTATTTCTCGGTTTAGACAGCGCAATGCTTTCATTTGCTGAACCCATGATAAAAACTGAACTCGGCGCGGATAATGTTTACTCAATCAATAACGAGATAAAATTTAAGGCAGCCGGCGATTTGTTAATTCTTGCATTGTCAGATAATGATTTGAAGGCGGCTTTAAATGCTGTAGATGTTGAGGACGCAAGACTCTTTCACAGTATAGAACGCAAATTTGACACTGAAGACTTTATATTTTTCCACGCAGATTTTGATACAGTGAAGACTCTTGATAATGACGAAGCTATACAGAAAATGGCAAAATATTTCGCGAAACCCATGCATATAGAGTTAGCATTTAAACGAGTCCCCGATAAATTTTCCATGTCAATCGGCTTTAATCCGCGTGAGGCAATCAAGAAAGAATATATCGAGAAATTATTTACTGATGCAGTACCGCCCGTTAAAGGCTGTTATATAGATCTTGACAATGCTGGCGGGAGTACTTCTCCGATTTTCGCAATGGGTGGAATTTTGCGGATCTCAAAAATTTTTAACAATGACGACCTGAAAAAATCATGGGAAGACGGCGCAAAACTCCTACAGCAATTTACGGGCATAACTGAAGCTGAATTAGCAGCTATTCTAAATGGCGCATTCTCAATCGTAGTAAATGACGTTATCAATATACAGGGATTCAAAGTTCCTGCGCTTTACATGTCATTCAAGGGCGAAGAGGGAGCACCCGCTAAAATATTTGACAGACTCGCGAATTCTAAATTTTTCGCAAGGATTCAGGATAAAATTTTGCAGGCTGACTCGTCAATAAGTCCCGTATCATTCTTAGTAATTAATAAGGATGAATCATTAGCGTTAGATTTTGCAGACTTAACGAGCCTTAACGAGAAGCCCGAACTCTCCGGAAAATTTGCGGAAGTCATGAATAACATGGGGATTTCTGTATTATGGCTTGATTTCGAGGGGATTCAAAAATGGATTTCAGATAATAGCGTCATGGAAATTCTTACACCTATGGCAAAAGTTTTCGGATATGGCAAAATAGCAGAGGACGCAGCAAAGATACTCAGCGCAAAACTTTCTGTGCCTTCTGTCTTGGTATGGGCTGAATCAGAAGAAAAAATACACTGGGAATTTGCAATAAAAGACGTAGCACCTGAAGACGGCCTATTAGTAAGAATCGTGAGCATTTGCAAAGAGTATATACCTTCAGCTCCGGCCCCCGTTCAAGATCCAGCACCTGAATCAAAACAGGAACCGGCAAAATAAGCTCATAAAATTTTATTGAATAAATATTTGACAATTTCACCCTCTGGCCTTGCCTTTATGGGGGGTCAGGGGGTATTTTTTGCGAAAGGAATAATACAATGAGTCTTCAAGATATAAGAGAATTTTTTGATAAGGACATAAACACGCGCTCACTAGAGAATTTAGGGCAGTCAAGATTATCAGAAAATGCTATTTGGCTGTTAGAACAAAGATATTTTGTGCAGAGATTTGACCCTGAGATAAACGGAGTCAGACAAGAAAAAAATTTTGAAGAATTTGCACGACGAGTCGCCCGCACTGTTGCAAGCGCAGAAGTAAATTACTCTGACTCGGTTGAGTGGCTTGTTACTCTTGAGAAAAATATAGCGAGTGATATATTAAATCGCCGTTTCCTGTTTAATTCGCCTTGTTTATTCAGTGCTGCGGCAGGACTTACTATTATTCCTGAGATGGCCGAGATAATTTATAAATCGCCGGATTTAATGACTTATGAAGATTACCGCAAAATTTATGACTCTCGCACAAAGAATCAGCAGTTATTTGCATGTTTCGTTATAAGCGTCCCTGACAGTATCGAGGGAATATTTGAATCCGTCAAGAATGCAAGTATAATCAGCAAGTTCGGCGGAGGAGTCGGCGGAAATTTCGGGCATTTGCGCGAACACAGTTCAGAAATTGCAGGAGGTACAGGCGGCAAAGCGTCAGGGCCTGTGTCATTTATGGAGACGTGGAACACTATGGGCGCGGTAGTAGTTCAGGGCGGAAAGAGGCGCGCTGCTTTAATGGGTATGCTGTTCGATGATCACCCCGATATTTATGACTTCATTGACTGCAAAACTGAAGACGGCAAATTATCATATTTTAATATTTCTGTCGCAATTTCTGACAAGTTAATGCAGGCCGCAGAGAATGACGAAGATTTTGATTTACACTCAAGAGTTGATGACTCAGTTGTTAAGACAGTCAAAGCCCGCGAATTATTAAATCATATTTGCGAGTCAGCATGGAAACGAGGCGACCCCGGAGTCTTCTTTATTGATAGAGCTAGGCAGGATAATTTGCTGAAAATGGGCGGCTCTGAATGGGAGATTGAAGCGACTAACCCATGCGGTGAACAGCCATTACCGAATTTTACGAGCTGTAATTTAGGCTCTATCAACATTGAAAAATTTGTGAATGATGACGGGACATTTAATTATTCGAGATTATCGGATCAAGTATTCAGGTCAATTTATTATTTGGATTTAGTGATAGATGCGTGCTCATATCCATTAGAGAAAATTGGCGAGAGAACGAAATCAATTCGCCCCGTTGGACTGGGAATAATGGGACTTGCTGATGCTTCAATAATGCAGAATATAATTTACGGTTCAGGAGAATTTAACGCGTTCTGTGAAAAACTTTCAGGAGTATTAGCGCGTTCGGCCCTGCTTGCTACTGTAAAAATAGTTAATGACGTAAATAAACCGCCATTTCCTGAGCATGAATTAGTCAGCAAATTATTTGAAGGCTTTAACGTTCCTGAATCCCGTGAAGAATTTGACTCAATGCTGCGTACAATGCGAGAAGGAAAAAATATTCCTGTTACGTTAATAAATACTCTTTCAAGTTTTGAATTTAACGATGATTTAAGGCTTGTCTTGAAAAATTTATTTGCGGGGGATTTGCGTAACAGCCGGAGACTCTCAATAGCTCCGACCGGGTCAATTTCTATGATTCTTGATACGAGCTCAGGAATTGAACCTAATTTTGCGTGGTCATGGAATCGCCGAATAATGAAGACTGACGGGACAGGCTTTGAAGATATAGACTTCTGGCACAAATTATTAACTCCTGAACAACGAAGCGAATACAGAGCAACGGGCGGGAGGCTCTCAAATCCTGCATACGTTACAGCATATGACATAACGACTCAACAGCATGTAAATGTAACGGGAATTTTTGCGCAGATTGTAGACAGCGGGATAAGCAAGACAGTTAATTTGCCGAATTCTGCAACGATTGAAGACGTGAGACAAGTTTATAGAGAGTGCTATAACATGGGCTGTAAAGGAATAACAATTTATCGCGACGGTTCAAGGTCGTATCAGCCTATAGAAATTAAGAAAGAAGATAATAATTCGAGCGAACAGGAACAGCTGCAAAAGCTCGATACAAAATATAAAAAAGTTAAGGAACGCCCCGGCCCTGTTATTTACGGCAAAACAATTAAAGACAAAACCCCGTGGGGCAGCATGTACGTTACAATGAATTTTGACGGCAAAGAGCCATTTGAAATTTTTGTGAATGTCGGCAAGAGCGGCTCAGAGTTAAAGGCAATGACTGAAGCATTATCGCGGGTGATTTCAATCGGTCTGCGTTCGGGGTGCAGTCTTGAAGATTTTATTGACACTCTGAAGGGCTTATCCGGCAAAGAATATTGGATGTTGAAATTCAATGATAATTACGTAGTTCGCTCGATACCTGATGCAATAGCGTTAATGCTAGAAAAATTAATAGACCGCGAAGTAATTAATGCAAGAATGAGCGATAAATCAATGATTTGTCCCGACTGCGGGGCACCGCTTGAGAGAATA contains:
- a CDS encoding DNA-binding protein WhiA; translated protein: KTRLEYPDATLEELGQRLETRITKSAVKYRWTRIEKFIDSAN
- a CDS encoding adenosylcobalamin-dependent ribonucleoside-diphosphate reductase; protein product: MSLQDIREFFDKDINTRSLENLGQSRLSENAIWLLEQRYFVQRFDPEINGVRQEKNFEEFARRVARTVASAEVNYSDSVEWLVTLEKNIASDILNRRFLFNSPCLFSAAAGLTIIPEMAEIIYKSPDLMTYEDYRKIYDSRTKNQQLFACFVISVPDSIEGIFESVKNASIISKFGGGVGGNFGHLREHSSEIAGGTGGKASGPVSFMETWNTMGAVVVQGGKRRAALMGMLFDDHPDIYDFIDCKTEDGKLSYFNISVAISDKLMQAAENDEDFDLHSRVDDSVVKTVKARELLNHICESAWKRGDPGVFFIDRARQDNLLKMGGSEWEIEATNPCGEQPLPNFTSCNLGSINIEKFVNDDGTFNYSRLSDQVFRSIYYLDLVIDACSYPLEKIGERTKSIRPVGLGIMGLADASIMQNIIYGSGEFNAFCEKLSGVLARSALLATVKIVNDVNKPPFPEHELVSKLFEGFNVPESREEFDSMLRTMREGKNIPVTLINTLSSFEFNDDLRLVLKNLFAGDLRNSRRLSIAPTGSISMILDTSSGIEPNFAWSWNRRIMKTDGTGFEDIDFWHKLLTPEQRSEYRATGGRLSNPAYVTAYDITTQQHVNVTGIFAQIVDSGISKTVNLPNSATIEDVRQVYRECYNMGCKGITIYRDGSRSYQPIEIKKEDNNSSEQEQLQKLDTKYKKVKERPGPVIYGKTIKDKTPWGSMYVTMNFDGKEPFEIFVNVGKSGSELKAMTEALSRVISIGLRSGCSLEDFIDTLKGLSGKEYWMLKFNDNYVVRSIPDAIALMLEKLIDREVINARMSDKSMICPDCGAPLERISGCEYCFSCGYSPCK